In Notolabrus celidotus isolate fNotCel1 chromosome 22, fNotCel1.pri, whole genome shotgun sequence, one genomic interval encodes:
- the LOC117806129 gene encoding tryptophan--tRNA ligase, cytoplasmic, producing MTDCQGEGEGAKSPMELYEKLTAQGDEVRALKTAKAEKAEVDAAVQMLLRLKVDYKKVTGQDYKAGCPPSENAAVPDNGPAADGADDEDTVDPWNVATTNAKGVDYDKLIVRFGSSKIDQELVDRIEKVSGQRPHHFLRRGIFFSHRDMHQVLDAYEKQKSFYLYTGRGPSSEAMHVGHLIPFIFTKWLQDVFDIPLVIQLTDDEKYLWKDLTLEECHRFAVENARDIIACGFDVNKTFIFSDLDYMGACPEFYRNVVKVQKHVTFNQVKGIFGFTDSDCIGKISFPAIQAAPSFSNSFPQIFGSRKDIQCLIPCAIDQDPYFRMTRDVAPRIGYTKPALLHSTFFPALQGAQTKMSASDANSSIFLTDTPKQIKNKINKHAFSGGKDTVEEHRQFGGNPDVDVSFMYLTFFLEDDEQLEKIKQDYASGALLTGELKKTLIETLQPMIAKHQERRKQVSDETVQQFMTPRPLNFNL from the exons ATGACAGATTGTCAAGGAGAAGGGGAAGGAGCCAAGAGTCCAATGGAGCTCTACGAGAAACTGACAGCACAAGGAGACGAAGTCAGAGCCTTAAAAACAGCTAAAGCTGAGAAG GCTGAAGTTGATGCTGCTGTCCAGATGTTACTAAGGTTGAAAGTGGACTACAAAAAGGTGACGGGCCAGGATTACAAAGCAGGCTGTCCGCCTTCAGAAAATGCTGCCGTCCCTGACAACGGGCCTGCAGCAGATGGCGCTGATGATGAAGACACAGTTGACCCATGGAATGTTGCGACCACCAATGCCAAGGGAGTGGATTACGACAAACTCATAG tgaGGTTTGGCAGCAGTAAAATCGACCAGGAGTTGGTGGACAGAATAGAAAAGGTCTCTGGACAGAGGCCGCATCACTTTCTCAGAAGAGGAATCTTCTTCTCACACAG AGACATGCATCAGGTACTGGATGCTTATGAGAAGCAAAAGTCCTTTTACCTCTATACTGGCAGAGGTCCATCCTCAGAGGCCATGCACGTCGGTCACCTTATCCCCTTCATCTTCACCAA ATGGTTGCAGGATGTATTTGACATCCCTCTGGTGATCCAGTTGACTGATGATGAGAAGTACCTGTGGAAGGATCTAACTCTGGAAGAGTGCCACcgctttgctgtggaaaatgccAGAGACATCATTGCATGTGGCTTTGATGTCAACAAGACCTTCATTTTTTCTGACCTGGACTACATGGG tgcATGCCCTGAATTTTACAGGAATGTGGTGAAGGTCCAGAAGCATGTGACTTTTAACCAAGTCAAAGGCATCTTTGGCTTtacagacagtgactgcattg GAAAGATCAGCTTCCCAGCCATCCAGGCAGCCCCATCCTTCAGTAACTCTTTCCCACAGATCTTTGGAAGCAGAAAAGACATACAGTGTCTCATCCCATGTGCCATAGACCAG GACCCCTACTTCAGAATGACCCGTGATGTTGCTCCAAGGATCGGCTACACCAAACCAGCCCTGCTGCACTCAACCTTCTTCCCTGCCCTGCAGGGGGCACAGACAAAAATGAGTGCCAGTGATGCCAACTCCTCTATTTTCCTCACTGACACACCaaagcaaattaaaaacaag ATCAACAAACATGCATTCTCGGGAGGAAAAGACACAGTGGAGGAGCACAGACAGTTTGGTGGAAACCCAGATGTGGATGTGTCCTTTATGTACTTGACCTTCTTCCTGGAGGATGATGAACAGCTGGAGAAGATCAAACAG GACTATGCAAGTGGAGCTCTTCTCACGGGGGAACTGAAGAAAACTTTGATTGAGACTCTGCAGCCAATGATAGCCAAACACCAAGAGCGACGCAAACAAGTCTCAGATGAGACAGTTCAGCAGTTCATGACACCCAGGCCTTTAAATTTTAACTTGTAG